Proteins co-encoded in one Arachis hypogaea cultivar Tifrunner chromosome 13, arahy.Tifrunner.gnm2.J5K5, whole genome shotgun sequence genomic window:
- the LOC112792178 gene encoding uncharacterized protein isoform X2: MGIITRTHSCAKRKPSDSMRIIVIFFVGTALGLIVGVSLPTLSITKFNLPSINLSCIQQKFTETISSQDKLLNDPSKIWVPTNPRGAERLAPGIVKAESDFFLRKLWGLPSEDFTSKPKYLVTFTVGYEQRMNIDAAVKKLSENFTIVLFHYDGRTTEWDEFEWSKRAIHISVHKQTKWWYAKRFLHPDIVAPYEYIFMWDEDLGVEHFNAEEYIKLVRKHKLEISQPGLEQSKGAPCWNMTKRREGHEVHKEAQEKPGKCKYPLLPPCAAFVEIMAPVFSRAAWRCVWHMIQNEFVHGWGLDFAFRKCVEPAHEKIGVVDAQWIVHQGVPSLGNQGEAQAGKTAWRAVKERCGMEWRMFQGRLTNAERSYYKSKGINYTHLLVHN; encoded by the exons ATGGGGATCATTACTCGCACTCACAG TTGTGCCAAGAGAAAACCAAGCGATAGTATGAGGATTATTGTGATCTTTTTCGTTGGAACTGCTCTAGGCTTAATTGTTGGAGTATCATTGCCAACACTGTCAATAACAAAG TTCAATCTTCCATCCATTAATCTCTCGTGTATTCAGCAAAAATTTACAGAAACCATATCATCACAAGACAAGTTACTAAATGATCCATCCAAG ATTTGGGTTCCAACAAATCCAAGAGGTGCAGAAAGATTAGCTCCTGGGATTGTCAAAGCAGAATCGGATTTCTTTCTGCGCAAATTATGGGGTCTTCCCAGTGAG GATTTCACCTCAAAGCCTAAATACCTTGTGACCTTCACTGTTGGGTATGAGCAGAGAATGAATATTGATGCAGCAGTGAAAAAG CTTTCAGAGAACTTCACAATTGTTCTATTCCATTATGATGGCCGAACAACTGAATGGGATGAGTTTGAATGGTCCAAACGGGCCATTCATATCAGTgttcacaaacaaaccaaatg GTGGTATGCGAAGCGATTTCTGCATCCAGATATTGTGGCACCATATGAGTATATTTTCATGTGGGATGAAGACTTAGGTGTTGAACATTTTAATGCAGAGGA ATACATAAAACTTGTGAGAAAGCATAAGTTGGAGATTTCACAGCCTGGTTTGGAACAAAGTAAAGGAGCGCCATGTTGGAATATGACAAAGAGAAGAGAAGGTCATGAAGTTCACAA AGAAGCTCAGGAGAAACCAGGAAAGTGCAAGTACCCTCTTTTGCCTCCTTGTGCAGC ATTTGTAGAGATCATGGCTCCAGTGTTTTCGCGAGCTGCATGGCGCTGTGTGTGGCATATGATTCAG AATGAATTTGTGCATGGCTGGGGTCTTGATTTTGCTTTTAGAAAATGTGTTGAG CCTGCACATGAGAAGATTGGAGTTGTTGATGCTCAGTGGATTGTTCACCAAGGTGTTCCCTCATTAGGGAATCAG GGAGAAGCACAAGCTGGGAAAACTGCATGGCGAGCG GTGAAGGAAAGGTGTGGAATGGAATGGAGGATGTTCCAGGGCCGGTTGACAAATGCAGAGAGGTCATATTACAAATCCAAGGGAATTAATTATACCCATTTGCTCGTTCATAATTAG
- the LOC112792178 gene encoding uncharacterized protein isoform X1 produces the protein MPLWFWNTTQSKIYCAKRKPSDSMRIIVIFFVGTALGLIVGVSLPTLSITKFNLPSINLSCIQQKFTETISSQDKLLNDPSKIWVPTNPRGAERLAPGIVKAESDFFLRKLWGLPSEDFTSKPKYLVTFTVGYEQRMNIDAAVKKLSENFTIVLFHYDGRTTEWDEFEWSKRAIHISVHKQTKWWYAKRFLHPDIVAPYEYIFMWDEDLGVEHFNAEEYIKLVRKHKLEISQPGLEQSKGAPCWNMTKRREGHEVHKEAQEKPGKCKYPLLPPCAAFVEIMAPVFSRAAWRCVWHMIQNEFVHGWGLDFAFRKCVEPAHEKIGVVDAQWIVHQGVPSLGNQGEAQAGKTAWRAVKERCGMEWRMFQGRLTNAERSYYKSKGINYTHLLVHN, from the exons ATGCCACTTTGGTTCTGGAATACTACTCAATCAAAGATATA TTGTGCCAAGAGAAAACCAAGCGATAGTATGAGGATTATTGTGATCTTTTTCGTTGGAACTGCTCTAGGCTTAATTGTTGGAGTATCATTGCCAACACTGTCAATAACAAAG TTCAATCTTCCATCCATTAATCTCTCGTGTATTCAGCAAAAATTTACAGAAACCATATCATCACAAGACAAGTTACTAAATGATCCATCCAAG ATTTGGGTTCCAACAAATCCAAGAGGTGCAGAAAGATTAGCTCCTGGGATTGTCAAAGCAGAATCGGATTTCTTTCTGCGCAAATTATGGGGTCTTCCCAGTGAG GATTTCACCTCAAAGCCTAAATACCTTGTGACCTTCACTGTTGGGTATGAGCAGAGAATGAATATTGATGCAGCAGTGAAAAAG CTTTCAGAGAACTTCACAATTGTTCTATTCCATTATGATGGCCGAACAACTGAATGGGATGAGTTTGAATGGTCCAAACGGGCCATTCATATCAGTgttcacaaacaaaccaaatg GTGGTATGCGAAGCGATTTCTGCATCCAGATATTGTGGCACCATATGAGTATATTTTCATGTGGGATGAAGACTTAGGTGTTGAACATTTTAATGCAGAGGA ATACATAAAACTTGTGAGAAAGCATAAGTTGGAGATTTCACAGCCTGGTTTGGAACAAAGTAAAGGAGCGCCATGTTGGAATATGACAAAGAGAAGAGAAGGTCATGAAGTTCACAA AGAAGCTCAGGAGAAACCAGGAAAGTGCAAGTACCCTCTTTTGCCTCCTTGTGCAGC ATTTGTAGAGATCATGGCTCCAGTGTTTTCGCGAGCTGCATGGCGCTGTGTGTGGCATATGATTCAG AATGAATTTGTGCATGGCTGGGGTCTTGATTTTGCTTTTAGAAAATGTGTTGAG CCTGCACATGAGAAGATTGGAGTTGTTGATGCTCAGTGGATTGTTCACCAAGGTGTTCCCTCATTAGGGAATCAG GGAGAAGCACAAGCTGGGAAAACTGCATGGCGAGCG GTGAAGGAAAGGTGTGGAATGGAATGGAGGATGTTCCAGGGCCGGTTGACAAATGCAGAGAGGTCATATTACAAATCCAAGGGAATTAATTATACCCATTTGCTCGTTCATAATTAG